A window of Ananas comosus cultivar F153 linkage group 4, ASM154086v1, whole genome shotgun sequence contains these coding sequences:
- the LOC109708826 gene encoding crossover junction endonuclease MUS81 isoform X1 encodes MDPNPPVRCVDNEEVALYLRRKRQEMAENPNGLSENLDMTLSTAYRNICSAKTPIKTLKDLSQIKGVGKWILRLMKGFFPEISSDVSPSKEPVQQKGKKTKGPKVPKGPKRYLPQKNSVAYALLITLYRAMANGSGFMKKQELIDAAEASGLSRTSIALDKSKGKPGQFGSSPRDWYTGWSCMKTLILKGLVVKSSCPAKYMLTQEGQDAARDCLSRSGLGDPSGNLTLDGGSDDSLERRGSANSEPVSCASAHHEMMLGSVDLSYQVKLSDITNVVAERNLQIGQAGPSYSDSAEFSGKNRSSLLIARSSVDIDCSVQVSADSARCSSHLRACSSFGSPADRTSCKDITDGDINLLAMPPCRAGEKFEKTYDVILILDDRENFGSRSRKVVDNIRSQFGIFVEVRRLPVGDGIWIVRHRQLNKEYVLDFIVERKKVDDLCSSIRDNRYRDQKLRLQRCGLSKLIYLVEGDPNSLEAAESIKTACFTTEILEGFDVQRTSGFADTIRKYGYLTQSITQYYSTHLSYGSRRSRVCPSFDEFVKKCHDLEKMTVSDVFALQLMQVPQVTEEIALAVIAIYPTLLSLAQAYSQCEGDVRAQEEMLKNKNAKISGVASRNIFKLVWGA; translated from the exons ATGGATCCCAACCCCCCCGTACGCTGCGTCGACAACGAGGAGGTCGCGCTTTATCTGCGGAGGAAGCGCCAGGAGATGGCGGAGAATCCCAATGGCTTGTCGGAGAACCTCGACATGACTCTCTCCACCGCATATCGCAACATCTGCAGCGCCAAAACCCCAATCAAAACCCTCAAGGACTTGTCGCAGATCAA GGGCGTTGGCAAATGGATCTTGAGGCTCATGAAAGGGTTCTTCCCAGAGATTAGCTCTGATGTATCTCCTTCTAAAGAACCGGTTCAGCAAAAGG GAAAGAAGACGAAAGGACCGAAAGTACCAAAAGGACCAAAGCGTTATCTACCACAAAAGAACTCAGTAGCGTATGCGTTATTGATCACCCTTTACAG AGCAATGGCAAATGGGAGTGGTTTTATGAAGAAGCAGGAGCTTATTGATGCTGCTGAAGCTAGTGGGCTTTCACGTACTTCAATTGC GCTAGATAAGAGTAAAGGAAAACCCGGGCAATTTGGGAGTTCACCGAGGGATTGGTACACTGGATGGAGCTGCATGAAGACATTAATATTGAAAGGATTAGTAGTCAAATCTAGCTGCCCAGCAAA GTATATGCTAACCCAAGAAGGGCAAGACGCTGCACGTGATTGCCTCTCAAGATCTGGGTTAGGCGATCCTTCTGGAAACTTGACTCTAGATGGTGGATCTGATGATTCTCTAGAAAGGCGAGGTTCTGCTAATTCAGAACCTGTATCTTGTGCTTCAGCTCATCATGAGATGATGTTGGGGTCGGTGGATTTAAGCTATCAAGTGAAGCTAAGTGACATCACAAATGTTGTTGCAGAGAGG AACCTTCAAATTGGACAGGCTGGCCCATCTTACTCTGACTCTGCAGAATTCAGTGGAAAGAATCGTTCTTCATTGTTGATTGCACGATCCTCTGTAGATATTG ATTGCTCAGTTCAGGTTTCTGCTGATTCAGCTCGGTGCTCATCTCATCTGCGGGCTTGTAGTTCATTT GGTTCTCCAGCAGACAGAACATCTTGTAAGGACATTACTGATGGGGATATCAATTTACTTGCTATGCCTCCTTGTAGAGCTGGGGAGAAATTTGAAAAAACCTATGATGTTATTTTGATATTGGACGATCGTGAAAACTTTGG GTCTCGTTCAAGAAAAGTTGTAGATAATATACGCTCCCAATTTGGTATTTTTGTAGAG GTTAGACGCTTGCCTGTTGGAGATGGAATTTGGATTGTTCGACATAGACAACTGAACAAGGAGTATGTTCTTGACTTTATTGTTGAAAGGAAAAAGGTTGATGATCTATGCAGCTCGATTAGGGATAACCGATATAGAGATCAGAAATTGAGGTTACAG AGATGTGGACTGAGCAAGCTGATATATCTTGTTGAAGGTGACCCAAATTCCCTGGAAGCTGCAGAAAGTATTAAAACAGC CTGCTTCACCACAGAGATCTTAGAAGGATTTGATGTGCAGAGGACTAGTGGTTTTGCAGATACTATAAGGAAATATGGTTACCTTACGCAGTCAATAACACAATATTACAGTACACACCTCTCTTATGGGTCTCGAAGATCAAGAGTTTGCCCCTCGTTTGATGAGTTTGTTAAGAAGTGTCATGATCTTGAGAAGATGACAGTTAGTGATGTATTTGCACTCCAACTCATGCAG GTCCCACAAGTTACAGAAGAGATTGCACTTGCAGTTATAGCCATATATCCTACCCTTTTATCACTTGCTCAGGCCTACTCCCAGTGT GAAGGAGATGTTCGTGCCCAGGAGGAGAtgttaaagaacaagaatgcgaAAATAAGTGGCGTTGCTAGTAGAAACATTTTTAAGCTGGTATGGGGAGCTTGA
- the LOC109708826 gene encoding crossover junction endonuclease MUS81 isoform X2 — MYLLLKNRFSKRKTKGPKVPKGPKRYLPQKNSVAYALLITLYRAMANGSGFMKKQELIDAAEASGLSRTSIALDKSKGKPGQFGSSPRDWYTGWSCMKTLILKGLVVKSSCPAKYMLTQEGQDAARDCLSRSGLGDPSGNLTLDGGSDDSLERRGSANSEPVSCASAHHEMMLGSVDLSYQVKLSDITNVVAERNLQIGQAGPSYSDSAEFSGKNRSSLLIARSSVDIDCSVQVSADSARCSSHLRACSSFGSPADRTSCKDITDGDINLLAMPPCRAGEKFEKTYDVILILDDRENFGSRSRKVVDNIRSQFGIFVEVRRLPVGDGIWIVRHRQLNKEYVLDFIVERKKVDDLCSSIRDNRYRDQKLRLQRCGLSKLIYLVEGDPNSLEAAESIKTACFTTEILEGFDVQRTSGFADTIRKYGYLTQSITQYYSTHLSYGSRRSRVCPSFDEFVKKCHDLEKMTVSDVFALQLMQVPQVTEEIALAVIAIYPTLLSLAQAYSQCEGDVRAQEEMLKNKNAKISGVASRNIFKLVWGA; from the exons ATGTATCTCCTTCTAAAGAACCGGTTCAGCAAAAGG AAGACGAAAGGACCGAAAGTACCAAAAGGACCAAAGCGTTATCTACCACAAAAGAACTCAGTAGCGTATGCGTTATTGATCACCCTTTACAG AGCAATGGCAAATGGGAGTGGTTTTATGAAGAAGCAGGAGCTTATTGATGCTGCTGAAGCTAGTGGGCTTTCACGTACTTCAATTGC GCTAGATAAGAGTAAAGGAAAACCCGGGCAATTTGGGAGTTCACCGAGGGATTGGTACACTGGATGGAGCTGCATGAAGACATTAATATTGAAAGGATTAGTAGTCAAATCTAGCTGCCCAGCAAA GTATATGCTAACCCAAGAAGGGCAAGACGCTGCACGTGATTGCCTCTCAAGATCTGGGTTAGGCGATCCTTCTGGAAACTTGACTCTAGATGGTGGATCTGATGATTCTCTAGAAAGGCGAGGTTCTGCTAATTCAGAACCTGTATCTTGTGCTTCAGCTCATCATGAGATGATGTTGGGGTCGGTGGATTTAAGCTATCAAGTGAAGCTAAGTGACATCACAAATGTTGTTGCAGAGAGG AACCTTCAAATTGGACAGGCTGGCCCATCTTACTCTGACTCTGCAGAATTCAGTGGAAAGAATCGTTCTTCATTGTTGATTGCACGATCCTCTGTAGATATTG ATTGCTCAGTTCAGGTTTCTGCTGATTCAGCTCGGTGCTCATCTCATCTGCGGGCTTGTAGTTCATTT GGTTCTCCAGCAGACAGAACATCTTGTAAGGACATTACTGATGGGGATATCAATTTACTTGCTATGCCTCCTTGTAGAGCTGGGGAGAAATTTGAAAAAACCTATGATGTTATTTTGATATTGGACGATCGTGAAAACTTTGG GTCTCGTTCAAGAAAAGTTGTAGATAATATACGCTCCCAATTTGGTATTTTTGTAGAG GTTAGACGCTTGCCTGTTGGAGATGGAATTTGGATTGTTCGACATAGACAACTGAACAAGGAGTATGTTCTTGACTTTATTGTTGAAAGGAAAAAGGTTGATGATCTATGCAGCTCGATTAGGGATAACCGATATAGAGATCAGAAATTGAGGTTACAG AGATGTGGACTGAGCAAGCTGATATATCTTGTTGAAGGTGACCCAAATTCCCTGGAAGCTGCAGAAAGTATTAAAACAGC CTGCTTCACCACAGAGATCTTAGAAGGATTTGATGTGCAGAGGACTAGTGGTTTTGCAGATACTATAAGGAAATATGGTTACCTTACGCAGTCAATAACACAATATTACAGTACACACCTCTCTTATGGGTCTCGAAGATCAAGAGTTTGCCCCTCGTTTGATGAGTTTGTTAAGAAGTGTCATGATCTTGAGAAGATGACAGTTAGTGATGTATTTGCACTCCAACTCATGCAG GTCCCACAAGTTACAGAAGAGATTGCACTTGCAGTTATAGCCATATATCCTACCCTTTTATCACTTGCTCAGGCCTACTCCCAGTGT GAAGGAGATGTTCGTGCCCAGGAGGAGAtgttaaagaacaagaatgcgaAAATAAGTGGCGTTGCTAGTAGAAACATTTTTAAGCTGGTATGGGGAGCTTGA